Proteins encoded in a region of the Loxodonta africana isolate mLoxAfr1 chromosome 22, mLoxAfr1.hap2, whole genome shotgun sequence genome:
- the LOC104847212 gene encoding uncharacterized protein LOC104847212: MGAQLSLASPHPPARRPIAAGGGGNAAEWSLHAADAAGWSGAAAGADGVFREGGVRGGGGGRRCGGRSGSLWRQPRKRERKEGRERGVLRRRRRDRPGSSPLCGGGRPGRRFPPCPRAPQFSRPPTRGPGQLLRPPGWQRRAGASAEAGVGAAATAMAFLKLRDQKKQLS, translated from the exons ATGGGCGCTCAGCTTTCTCtggcctctccccacccccccgcGCGGCGGCCAATAGCGGCGGGCGGTGGTGGTAATGCTGCGGAGTGGAGTTTGCATGCCGCTGATGCCGCGGGCTGGAGCGGCGCTGCCGCGGGGGCTGACGGGGTATTTCGGGAAGGGGGTgtgagaggaggaggaggcggcaGGCGCTGTGGCGGCCGCTCGGGCAGCCTGTGGAGGCAAccgagaaaaagagaaagaaaggaaggaagagagcgTGGAGTCCTTAGGAGGAGGAGGCGGGACCGGCCGGGCTCCTCACCTCTCTGCGGCGGCGGGCGGCCCGGGAGGCGGTTCCCCCCCTGCCCACGGGCTCCTCAGTTCAGCCGGCCGCCGACCCGCGGCCCCGGGCAGCTGCTGAGGCCACCGGGGTGGCAGCGGCGGGCCGGGGCGTCGGCGGAGGCTGGAGTGGGCGCGGCGGCGACCGCCATGGCGTTCCTCAAACTCCGCGACCAG AAAAAGCAGCTCAGCTAA